A window from Candidatus Eremiobacterota bacterium encodes these proteins:
- a CDS encoding molybdopterin-dependent oxidoreductase, whose translation MSTTIEPESEKHALGQRMKRKEDPRFLQGRGRYLDDISLPGMLYLALVHSPYPHAKIVKIDKTAALAVDGVVAVLTGEDLAAHGLAWIPTFHGYDKQMVLCVGKALYQYQEVAGVIATSREAAVDGAELVDVEYEPLDPVVDPFQAREDKTILRDDRENKTNHIYHWEVGKRAETDAALAAADVHVKERVTFQRCHPAPLEPCGIVADMNGATGRLTLYLTSQAPHAHRTVV comes from the coding sequence ATGAGCACGACGATCGAACCCGAATCCGAGAAGCACGCGCTCGGGCAGCGCATGAAGCGCAAGGAAGACCCGCGCTTCCTGCAAGGCCGCGGCCGCTATCTCGACGACATCAGCTTGCCGGGAATGCTCTACCTCGCGCTGGTGCACAGCCCGTATCCGCACGCGAAGATCGTGAAGATCGACAAGACGGCGGCGCTCGCCGTCGACGGCGTCGTCGCGGTGCTCACCGGCGAAGACCTTGCCGCGCACGGGTTGGCGTGGATCCCGACCTTCCACGGCTACGACAAGCAGATGGTGCTGTGCGTCGGCAAGGCGCTCTACCAGTATCAAGAAGTCGCCGGCGTGATCGCGACCTCGCGCGAAGCGGCGGTCGACGGCGCCGAGCTGGTCGACGTCGAGTACGAGCCGCTCGACCCCGTTGTCGACCCGTTCCAAGCGCGTGAGGACAAGACGATCCTGCGCGACGACCGCGAGAACAAGACCAACCACATCTACCACTGGGAGGTCGGGAAGCGCGCGGAGACCGACGCCGCGCTCGCCGCCGCAGACGTGCACGTCAAGGAGCGCGTCACGTTCCAGCGCTGCCATCCCGCGCCGCTCGAGCCGTGCGGGATCGTCGCCGACATGAACGGCGCGACCGGACGGCTGACGCTCTACCTGACCTCGCAGGCGCCGCACGCGCACCGCACCGTCGT
- a CDS encoding (2Fe-2S)-binding protein: MKISVTVNGKQYQREVEPRTLLAYFLRESLGLTGTHVGCDTSSCGCCVVVFDGDRAVKSCTAFAVQADGHQITTVEGLAQGGKLHPLQQAFWDCHGLQCGFCTPGMLMSSYALLAHQPSPSEAQIREALAGNLCRCTGYQNIVKAVQQAAGELQQPAPAPEPEPVAS; the protein is encoded by the coding sequence ATGAAGATCTCGGTGACGGTCAACGGCAAGCAGTACCAGCGCGAGGTCGAGCCGCGCACGCTGCTGGCGTACTTTCTGCGCGAGTCGCTCGGCCTGACCGGAACGCACGTCGGCTGCGACACCTCGAGCTGCGGCTGCTGCGTCGTCGTCTTCGACGGCGACCGGGCGGTGAAGTCGTGCACGGCGTTCGCCGTGCAAGCCGACGGTCACCAGATCACCACGGTCGAAGGGCTCGCGCAAGGCGGCAAGCTGCACCCGCTCCAGCAGGCGTTCTGGGACTGCCACGGCTTGCAGTGCGGCTTCTGCACGCCGGGGATGCTGATGTCGTCGTACGCGCTGCTCGCGCACCAGCCGAGCCCGAGCGAAGCGCAGATCCGCGAGGCGCTCGCCGGAAACTTGTGCCGCTGCACCGGCTACCAAAACATCGTCAAAGCGGTGCAGCAGGCCGCCGGCGAGTTGCAGCAGCCTGCGCCGGCCCCCGAGCCCGAACCGGTTGCGTCGTAA
- a CDS encoding xanthine dehydrogenase family protein subunit M: MFPAPFDYHCAGSLDEALALLARYGGDARVLAGGQSLIPAMRFRLARPAVLVDINRLDELAYVRETDGVLAVGALARDAALERMPRLAEAYPMLAQTSAVVADPVVRQSGTVVGSLCHNDPAGDWAVTALAGRAQVVVRGASGTRTVAIDDFLVDSFATAVGDGEIALEVRFPTPPPRTWGSYQKIERKVGDFATASAAARVTLAEDGTIAGSGIAIGAAGPTARRVAEAEQILHGAKPTKEAIRAAADAARKLADPAADTRGSVEFKKDMAGVLVGRALTAALEHLGVEGLR, encoded by the coding sequence ATGTTCCCTGCCCCGTTCGACTACCATTGCGCCGGCTCGCTCGACGAGGCGCTGGCGCTGCTCGCGCGGTACGGCGGCGACGCGCGGGTCCTCGCCGGCGGCCAGTCGCTGATCCCGGCGATGCGCTTCCGGCTCGCGCGCCCGGCGGTGCTGGTCGACATCAACCGGCTGGACGAGCTCGCGTACGTGCGCGAGACCGACGGCGTCCTGGCGGTCGGCGCGCTCGCGCGCGACGCGGCGCTCGAGCGGATGCCGCGCCTCGCCGAGGCGTACCCGATGCTCGCGCAGACCTCGGCGGTCGTCGCCGACCCGGTGGTGCGGCAAAGCGGGACGGTCGTCGGCAGCCTGTGCCACAACGATCCCGCCGGCGACTGGGCGGTGACCGCGCTCGCCGGCCGCGCGCAGGTCGTCGTCCGCGGCGCCAGCGGGACGCGCACCGTCGCGATCGACGACTTTCTGGTCGACTCGTTCGCGACCGCCGTCGGCGACGGCGAGATCGCGCTCGAGGTCCGCTTTCCGACTCCCCCACCGCGCACGTGGGGCTCGTATCAGAAGATCGAACGCAAAGTCGGCGACTTCGCCACCGCGTCGGCGGCCGCGCGCGTCACGCTCGCCGAGGACGGCACGATCGCCGGCTCGGGGATCGCGATCGGCGCCGCCGGGCCGACGGCGCGGCGCGTCGCCGAAGCCGAGCAAATTCTGCACGGCGCGAAGCCGACGAAAGAAGCGATCCGCGCCGCGGCGGACGCGGCGCGCAAGCTGGCCGATCCCGCGGCCGACACGCGCGGCTCGGTCGAGTTCAAGAAAGACATGGCCGGGGTGCTGGTCGGGCGCGCGCTCACCGCGGCGCTCGAGCACTTGGGCGTGGAGGGTTTGCGATGA